From Mucilaginibacter rubeus, a single genomic window includes:
- a CDS encoding heme-binding domain-containing protein, which produces MKKKRSIAYRRVVFVISALAVGFVLLQFASPAIVNPPATKEISAPEEVTRILKQACYDCHSNAANPAWYGRIAPASFLVAHDIREGRSRFNFSEWDKNPPVVQELLLWEMVNAIEQGKMPLSRYSLLHSGSRVSASDLAILKKYVNTLPGRHKVDTAPIVKPDTITSKLADAKPSQVPVSLNGVPYYPDYKNWKIISVTDKYDGGSMRVVYANAMMYNAIKSKKMPFPDGAIMVKAVWGKEQESSDGIVRPGNFQNVQVMVKDSRKYAATEGWGFAKFDGLGLKPYGKTAIFDRTCINCHRLLAPESDFVFNVPTK; this is translated from the coding sequence ATGAAAAAGAAACGTTCAATAGCGTACCGCAGGGTTGTTTTTGTGATCAGTGCGCTGGCAGTTGGTTTTGTTTTACTGCAGTTTGCATCGCCGGCTATTGTTAATCCTCCGGCGACAAAGGAAATATCTGCCCCGGAAGAGGTTACCCGGATTTTAAAACAGGCCTGCTATGATTGCCATTCTAACGCTGCTAATCCGGCATGGTACGGCCGGATCGCACCGGCCTCTTTTTTGGTTGCACATGACATCAGGGAAGGCCGGTCACGATTTAATTTTTCTGAGTGGGACAAGAACCCGCCTGTTGTACAGGAACTACTGTTATGGGAAATGGTTAATGCCATAGAGCAGGGAAAAATGCCGCTTAGCCGTTATAGCTTGCTGCATAGCGGTTCGCGGGTATCAGCGTCAGATCTTGCAATACTTAAAAAGTATGTTAATACACTACCCGGAAGACATAAAGTTGATACAGCCCCGATTGTGAAGCCGGACACTATTACCTCAAAACTGGCTGATGCAAAGCCGTCGCAAGTTCCTGTTTCCCTAAATGGCGTCCCTTATTATCCTGATTATAAAAATTGGAAGATCATCAGCGTAACAGATAAATATGATGGCGGAAGTATGCGTGTAGTATACGCTAATGCTATGATGTACAACGCCATTAAATCAAAAAAAATGCCTTTCCCGGATGGGGCTATAATGGTTAAAGCGGTTTGGGGCAAGGAGCAGGAAAGCAGCGATGGCATTGTAAGGCCGGGCAATTTTCAAAATGTGCAGGTTATGGTAAAGGATAGCAGGAAATATGCCGCGACCGAAGGTTGGGGATTTGCCAAATTCGATGGATTGGGACTGAAACCCTATGGAAAGACCGCGATTTTTGACAGGACTTGCATCAATTGCCATAGATTACTGGCTCCTGAAAGCGATTTCGTCTTTAATGTTCCCACCAAATAA
- a CDS encoding efflux RND transporter periplasmic adaptor subunit, whose translation MKSYQYILCMLAGSLFASCGSNQNKQPVQTIQTTPVIRLREGDLHTSMSIPGLLQPYQAVDLYAKVNGFIKTMTVDIGSQVHKGQLLITLEAPEMIAALKQSQEDLHTKEAIYRGSKATYDRLYRTSRTPGTISPNDLELAHAKMSADSASLLAARSAYQLSGDLKDYLEVRAPFDGVISSRNVYAGAYVTPSDKSSNKPMLTLQQQTKLRLVVDVPEAATAYFTDKDTVHFSVKTLPGKQFAAVVNRKSGSMDQTLRTEQMQMDIINNDRQLLPGMFAQVSLQLNNTQKTFIVPQSAVPQNSQRVFVIKVVNNKAQWVDVQKGRETADSLEVYGKLHTGDILVTNATDELKEGAPINVKK comes from the coding sequence ATGAAATCATATCAATATATCCTTTGCATGCTGGCCGGTAGCCTGTTTGCCTCATGCGGAAGTAATCAAAATAAGCAACCTGTTCAAACCATACAAACAACCCCGGTTATCAGGCTTCGGGAAGGTGATCTACATACCAGCATGAGCATTCCAGGTCTGCTTCAACCTTATCAAGCTGTCGACCTTTACGCCAAAGTAAACGGGTTCATCAAAACGATGACCGTAGATATCGGCAGTCAGGTGCATAAGGGCCAGTTGCTCATTACACTTGAAGCACCGGAAATGATTGCCGCGTTAAAGCAATCACAAGAAGATCTTCATACCAAAGAAGCAATTTATCGCGGTAGTAAAGCTACTTATGACCGGCTTTACAGAACGAGCCGGACCCCGGGTACCATATCGCCCAATGACCTTGAACTGGCGCATGCCAAAATGAGCGCCGACAGTGCTTCCCTACTCGCTGCCAGATCTGCCTACCAACTATCGGGCGATTTAAAGGACTATCTTGAAGTAAGGGCCCCGTTTGACGGCGTGATCAGCTCACGTAATGTGTATGCGGGAGCTTACGTTACCCCATCAGACAAGAGCTCCAATAAACCGATGCTCACCCTTCAGCAACAAACCAAATTACGGCTGGTTGTAGATGTACCGGAAGCGGCAACAGCTTACTTCACCGATAAGGATACCGTTCATTTTTCGGTAAAGACATTACCAGGGAAGCAATTTGCAGCTGTAGTGAACCGGAAATCGGGAAGTATGGATCAAACCCTCAGGACAGAGCAGATGCAGATGGATATTATTAACAATGACAGGCAGTTATTACCGGGTATGTTTGCCCAGGTAAGCCTTCAACTCAACAATACACAAAAAACCTTTATTGTGCCTCAAAGCGCAGTGCCACAAAACTCACAGCGGGTATTTGTGATAAAGGTTGTAAACAACAAAGCGCAATGGGTTGACGTGCAAAAGGGAAGAGAAACGGCCGACAGCCTCGAAGTTTATGGCAAGCTGCATACAGGCGATATATTGGTTACCAATGCAACCGATGAACTAAAAGAGGGTGCACCGATCAACGTAAAAAAATAA
- a CDS encoding efflux RND transporter permease subunit, with the protein MNLIQSSLRKPITVIVVVIGVVLAGIIAATKINIDIFPNINLPTIYVSQPYGGMSPQQMEGFVSTNYQNLYLYVSGIKSIETNNIEGLSLLKLSFYDGTNMAQAAAEVTSLTNRAFAEMPPGTPPPIIIRFDASTLPVGQLTISSSKRSNNELQDLASLYVRPNFSKIAGLTSPPPIGGNARTVVINVDPDLMRSHGVTADQITAAIKDNNHISPAGTVSIGRTSYLTPSNTVLNKVKDFEKIPLLYQNGATIYLKDVARVVDGADITTGFAYINGKRAIYIPVIKASSASTWSVVQDLKKAIPNMQSLLPPDVSLKFEFDESVYVINAVKSLISEGVTGAILAGLMVLLFLRDKRSAFIVVVNIPLSVIIGTLVLKLFGQTLNIMTLSGLALAIGILVDESTVTIENIHRHMEMGKKKARAVADACEEIALPKLLILLSILAVFVPAFFMTGVPQGMFLPLSLAVGFSMIAAFLLSQTLVPVLANWVLKVPEHHEEKPKAADQPNRFDRFKAACVQIVKWMMSRSRASVALYVAISFIIVGFSVSIIGKDILPKLNSGQFQVRIRAPQGTRLEQTEKTMLEAQQVLYQTVGKNNVDIISAFAGQHPSSFPTLPVILFMSSSNEIVMQVNLSDNYKENIQDVKENLRKALHKAMPDVTLSFEPIDLTSKIMSQGSSTPVEIAVIGKDITQGQQYADILIAQLKQVPFLRDVQLKEQLKSPAIHINIDRDKVTQMGLTMTQVSNCITQATSSSRFTDKILWLDQTNANSYNVQVEIPQPDMGSLDDLAEVPIFKNSARPVLGDVCTFNMQPIVGEYDRKGATRYLSIIANIYNKDLGSASAAVNKILKNSNTPPRGISVEVRGLTILLDQTLASLQSGLLITIIVLLLMLSANYQSFRLGFTVITAIPGVLVGSLLILLATGSSLNLQSYMGIIMSVGVSVSNAILLISNAEEIRKSGKDAMESAIEAMELRLRPILMTTIAMIAGMIPMATGLGEAGGQTAPLGRAVIGGLIASTFVSLFILPVIFYLVQQKSTTNSVSLDPDDQLSVYFDPKNS; encoded by the coding sequence ATGAATCTCATTCAATCTTCATTAAGGAAGCCAATAACAGTGATTGTCGTTGTAATTGGCGTAGTGCTGGCGGGGATAATTGCCGCCACAAAAATCAATATTGATATTTTTCCAAACATTAACCTGCCTACCATCTACGTTTCGCAACCTTACGGGGGCATGTCGCCCCAGCAAATGGAGGGCTTTGTTTCTACCAATTATCAAAACTTATACCTATATGTAAGTGGTATCAAATCAATAGAAACCAATAACATAGAAGGCTTGAGCTTACTCAAGCTGAGTTTTTATGATGGTACAAACATGGCGCAGGCGGCGGCAGAAGTTACCTCGCTTACCAACAGGGCTTTCGCCGAAATGCCTCCAGGCACCCCGCCGCCCATCATTATTCGCTTTGATGCCTCTACATTACCTGTGGGGCAGTTGACTATAAGCAGCTCGAAACGCAGTAACAACGAGCTGCAGGATTTGGCCAGTTTATATGTCAGGCCCAACTTTTCTAAAATTGCAGGTCTAACCTCGCCACCACCTATTGGCGGTAATGCCAGAACCGTTGTTATTAATGTTGACCCAGACCTGATGCGCAGTCATGGTGTAACTGCCGACCAGATCACCGCGGCTATAAAGGATAACAACCATATCTCGCCGGCAGGAACCGTCAGCATTGGGCGTACCTCTTACCTAACACCTTCCAATACCGTATTGAACAAGGTCAAAGACTTTGAAAAAATCCCGCTGCTTTATCAAAATGGAGCAACCATCTATCTTAAAGATGTGGCAAGGGTGGTAGATGGGGCCGATATTACTACCGGCTTTGCCTACATTAATGGTAAAAGAGCGATTTACATCCCCGTAATCAAGGCTTCCAGCGCCTCCACCTGGTCGGTAGTGCAGGATTTGAAAAAGGCAATTCCAAATATGCAAAGCCTTTTGCCGCCGGATGTTTCTTTAAAGTTTGAGTTTGATGAGTCCGTTTACGTGATCAACGCGGTAAAAAGCCTTATCAGCGAAGGTGTTACAGGGGCCATCCTGGCGGGATTAATGGTATTGCTGTTTTTGCGTGATAAAAGAAGCGCCTTTATCGTAGTGGTGAATATCCCGCTTTCTGTAATTATAGGCACACTGGTGTTGAAGCTGTTTGGGCAAACGCTGAACATCATGACGCTGAGCGGCCTTGCGCTGGCTATTGGTATCCTGGTAGATGAATCGACCGTAACGATTGAAAATATTCACAGGCATATGGAAATGGGCAAGAAAAAAGCCCGTGCCGTAGCCGATGCCTGCGAAGAGATTGCACTGCCAAAGCTCCTGATCCTGCTTAGCATCCTGGCGGTTTTTGTGCCTGCCTTTTTCATGACGGGTGTACCACAGGGCATGTTTCTTCCCCTGTCCTTAGCTGTAGGGTTTTCCATGATAGCAGCATTTCTTTTATCACAAACGCTTGTGCCTGTATTGGCCAACTGGGTGCTTAAAGTTCCGGAACATCACGAAGAAAAGCCCAAAGCAGCAGATCAACCCAACCGGTTCGACCGCTTTAAGGCAGCCTGCGTGCAAATCGTAAAATGGATGATGAGCCGCAGCCGCGCGAGTGTTGCGCTTTATGTGGCCATATCTTTCATCATAGTTGGTTTCAGCGTATCCATAATAGGTAAGGATATCCTGCCTAAACTAAACAGCGGGCAATTCCAGGTCCGGATCAGGGCGCCGCAAGGAACCAGGCTTGAGCAAACCGAAAAAACTATGCTTGAAGCCCAGCAAGTATTATATCAAACTGTAGGTAAAAACAATGTTGATATCATATCTGCTTTTGCAGGGCAGCACCCTTCTTCGTTCCCAACCTTGCCGGTCATTTTGTTCATGAGTTCTTCCAACGAGATTGTTATGCAGGTTAACCTGAGCGACAATTACAAGGAAAATATCCAGGATGTTAAGGAAAACCTACGGAAAGCGCTTCATAAAGCCATGCCGGACGTGACACTATCATTTGAGCCGATTGATTTAACCAGCAAGATCATGAGCCAGGGTTCATCTACACCTGTCGAGATAGCTGTAATTGGTAAAGATATAACCCAGGGACAGCAGTATGCAGATATCCTGATAGCGCAGTTGAAACAGGTTCCATTTTTAAGGGATGTGCAGCTGAAAGAGCAATTGAAAAGCCCCGCGATCCATATCAATATTGACCGTGACAAAGTAACACAGATGGGCCTTACCATGACGCAGGTTAGTAATTGTATTACCCAAGCCACATCATCCAGCCGCTTTACCGATAAGATTTTATGGCTTGATCAAACCAATGCCAATTCCTATAACGTACAGGTGGAGATACCGCAACCCGATATGGGCAGCCTTGACGACCTTGCCGAGGTTCCGATATTCAAGAACAGCGCAAGGCCTGTACTTGGCGATGTTTGCACCTTTAACATGCAGCCGATAGTGGGCGAATATGACCGTAAGGGGGCTACACGCTACTTATCAATAATAGCTAATATTTATAATAAAGACCTCGGCTCCGCCTCGGCAGCTGTAAATAAGATCCTGAAAAACAGCAACACACCACCTCGCGGAATTTCGGTAGAGGTAAGGGGATTAACCATCCTGCTTGACCAGACGCTCGCCAGCCTGCAATCCGGTTTGTTGATCACCATTATTGTTTTACTGCTGATGTTGTCTGCAAATTACCAGTCGTTCCGCTTAGGTTTTACCGTCATTACAGCGATACCGGGCGTATTGGTTGGCTCCCTGCTCATCTTGTTGGCAACCGGGTCAAGCCTCAACCTTCAATCATACATGGGTATTATCATGTCTGTCGGGGTTTCTGTTTCCAATGCTATCCTGCTAATTTCTAATGCGGAAGAAATCAGGAAAAGCGGCAAAGACGCCATGGAATCAGCTATTGAGGCGATGGAATTAAGGCTCAGGCCAATCCTGATGACCACTATCGCGATGATTGCAGGGATGATCCCAATGGCAACCGGACTGGGTGAAGCCGGCGGACAAACAGCGCCTTTGGGCAGGGCTGTTATAGGTGGGTTAATTGCATCAACTTTTGTTTCCCTGTTCATTTTGCCGGTAATCTTTTACCTGGTGCAACAAAAGTCTACCACCAATAGTGTTTCGCTCGATCCTGACGACCAGCTAAGTGTATACTTCGATCCTAAAAACTCATAA
- a CDS encoding TolC family protein, with product MKTNIKFLVFSLTLSLYLGLRTLPAIAQENNGHVLSMKEALQLTLSRQELLKAKANYASASKENITAARRDGSPDFILSAQQGYGTINGLNGPPSGINGLISTTSGPVSASQNWNAAFAALYSSEINWNIFSFGLQKAHVADAKGIYDRDEADLEQEKFQQQVRAASAYLNLLDAQRLHYSEKVNLSRVSALRDVILTRTVNGLNAGVDSSIANAQLSQAKNALTDAIAFEQKQAANLAMQLGMTKQDFLLDSLYINQLPAQLPQRPVYDISNHPQLRFLAERVKSSELDAAYLSKTSLPKVSFFGTLQDRGSGFGTSYNPADPGSYNQGYFNGIAPLRGNYLIGVGVSWNLSNMGRVSSRLKSQRYYADGLTNEYHYQETNLTNQLEEGNKQLANALQKYREAPILLKAASDAYEQKKTLYSNGLATIVDVTQTLYDLNRAETNKDIAGNAVWQALLYMAGSSGNLDLFTNQY from the coding sequence ATGAAAACGAACATAAAGTTTTTGGTTTTCAGTCTCACGTTAAGTTTATACCTGGGATTGAGAACGCTGCCTGCCATTGCCCAGGAAAACAATGGTCATGTGCTGAGTATGAAAGAGGCCCTGCAACTTACACTCTCACGGCAGGAATTATTAAAAGCAAAGGCTAATTATGCCAGTGCTTCCAAAGAAAATATCACGGCGGCCAGGCGCGATGGATCACCGGATTTCATCCTTTCCGCGCAACAGGGCTACGGCACAATTAATGGCCTCAACGGGCCCCCTTCGGGCATTAACGGATTAATCTCGACTACATCGGGTCCTGTTTCCGCTTCTCAAAATTGGAACGCCGCCTTTGCCGCGCTCTATTCATCAGAAATCAACTGGAATATTTTTTCATTTGGCCTGCAAAAAGCTCACGTAGCCGATGCCAAAGGAATTTATGACCGCGATGAAGCCGACCTTGAACAGGAAAAGTTTCAACAGCAGGTAAGGGCGGCATCCGCCTATCTGAATTTACTTGATGCACAACGCCTGCATTATTCTGAGAAAGTAAATCTTTCCAGGGTTTCTGCGCTGAGGGACGTGATCCTCACCCGTACAGTTAATGGCTTAAATGCAGGGGTGGACAGTTCAATCGCTAATGCCCAGTTGTCACAAGCTAAGAATGCATTGACAGACGCGATTGCTTTTGAACAAAAACAGGCTGCCAACCTGGCCATGCAATTAGGCATGACCAAACAGGATTTCCTGTTAGATAGCTTATATATCAATCAACTACCCGCGCAGCTCCCGCAGCGCCCTGTTTATGATATCTCCAATCACCCTCAATTGAGGTTCCTGGCAGAGCGGGTAAAAAGCAGTGAGCTTGATGCTGCCTACCTTTCCAAAACCAGCCTGCCTAAAGTTTCATTTTTTGGCACGTTGCAAGACAGGGGCTCAGGTTTCGGGACAAGCTATAATCCGGCTGATCCCGGCAGTTATAATCAAGGCTACTTTAATGGTATTGCGCCCTTACGGGGAAATTATCTCATTGGAGTAGGTGTTTCCTGGAACCTGTCAAACATGGGTAGGGTTAGCTCCAGGCTCAAGAGCCAGCGCTATTATGCCGATGGACTGACCAACGAATATCACTACCAGGAAACCAACCTTACCAATCAGCTGGAAGAAGGGAACAAGCAATTGGCCAACGCCCTGCAAAAATACCGGGAAGCCCCCATTTTACTAAAAGCGGCCAGTGACGCTTATGAACAAAAAAAGACCCTATACAGCAACGGCCTTGCTACTATAGTTGATGTAACACAAACGCTGTACGACTTGAACCGGGCAGAAACAAACAAAGACATCGCCGGTAACGCGGTATGGCAAGCCCTTTTGTACATGGCCGGTTCTTCAGGGAATTTAGACCTATTCACTAACCAATATTAA